In one Tessaracoccus palaemonis genomic region, the following are encoded:
- a CDS encoding T3SS (YopN, CesT) and YbjN peptide-binding chaperone 1 has product MTDNMDFDFDFDDTQREAWDEFARRLDEVLSVMDSTADLTISVASTVPSPRPGIRFSVRRSGVVSAFVTRPVDASGAGAAQAAKLEALGWAAPTAEVPSFHTEADQADSAALAELARATLADVFDVLHPVFLEPDQLAEILQVQTHWTPLEPRALTKAEKPLKPGSKAELDQFVEVELRRLFKHPPLRNEQGDIAIRVGSTMVFLRTTPDAQELLLFSAIVHDVVGRSRACEVLNDLNVESRYGRFALHRDRVFVQLSVPTQPFVPAHLQQALRVLSRIADGIDDALASKLGGRTTFQVS; this is encoded by the coding sequence GTGACAGACAACATGGACTTCGACTTCGACTTCGATGACACGCAGCGGGAGGCGTGGGACGAGTTCGCGCGCCGCCTGGACGAGGTCCTGTCCGTGATGGACTCCACGGCCGACCTCACGATCTCCGTTGCCTCGACGGTGCCCAGCCCCAGGCCGGGCATCCGGTTCTCCGTGCGGCGGTCCGGCGTGGTGAGCGCGTTCGTGACGCGCCCCGTCGACGCCTCCGGCGCGGGCGCGGCCCAGGCCGCCAAGCTCGAGGCCCTAGGCTGGGCGGCGCCGACCGCCGAGGTCCCCTCGTTCCACACCGAGGCGGACCAGGCGGACTCCGCGGCGCTGGCGGAGCTGGCCCGCGCGACGCTCGCCGACGTGTTCGACGTGCTTCACCCCGTCTTCCTCGAGCCCGACCAACTCGCCGAGATCCTGCAGGTGCAGACGCACTGGACGCCGCTGGAGCCCCGCGCCCTTACCAAGGCCGAGAAGCCGCTCAAGCCGGGCAGCAAGGCGGAGCTCGACCAGTTCGTCGAGGTCGAGCTGCGCCGCCTGTTCAAGCATCCGCCGCTGCGCAACGAGCAGGGGGACATCGCTATCCGCGTCGGCTCGACCATGGTCTTCCTCCGGACGACCCCCGACGCGCAGGAACTGCTGCTCTTCTCCGCGATCGTCCACGACGTCGTCGGGAGATCCCGGGCGTGCGAGGTCCTCAACGACCTGAATGTCGAGTCGCGCTACGGCCGCTTCGCCCTGCACCGCGACCGCGTGTTCGTCCAGCTGTCCGTGCCGACCCAGCCCTTCGTCCCGGCCCACCTGCAGCAGGCGTTGCGGGTGCTCAGCCGCATCGCCGACGGCATCGACGACGCGCTGGCCAGCAAGCTGGGCGGACGCACCACCTTCCAGGTCTCCTGA